CGCAAGTCACCTCAATCCCATAAAATTGGAAGCTCTGTTGGCCACTCCACTGAAACAAGGAAACTTGAATTGGTAGATGAGATAGATAAGTTAAAGAAAGACAGAACCTTGTTGGTGCAGGAAGTTGTGGACTTGCAACAACAGCAGTATGGGACACATCAGCGGATGGAAGCTGTGAGTCAGAAGCTGCAGTCAGCAGAGCAGAGGCAGAAGCAAATGGTTTCTTTGTTGGCAAAGTTACTTCAAAACCCAGAGTACCTTGCCCATCTTAGGCAAGAGAAAGAACGGAAAGAGATTGGTTTCccaaaggtaaggaagtttgtcAAGCAACCGCAATATGAACTGGCTAAATCAGAGTCAGCTGTGGAAGGGCAAATTATGAAGTATAGATCCCATTTGATGAATGTGGATACTCCTGCAATCCCAGATTCAAAACCATTACCAGTTACTCAAATTGAGAATGTTGCAACAGATGAATTAGCAGTGGCATGTGAACCGCATGAAACTCCAGAGCAGATGAGGGAGCCTATATTGAACCTGGAATCTCAAAATACCGTTTTCAAAGGAAAGGACGTTGTAAGCCCCGAACCTGTGGTTAGTACCAATTATTTTGCATCTTTTCCAGAGGATTTGAGAGGGGAAAATTTTCCAGAATTTTCATATGCAGGGATAGAAAGTTTCAGTAAACAAGAGGATATTTGGAGCACAGGTTTTGATACCAGTACCATTGTATTAAGTTCTAGCAATGAGTTATGGGGTAATCTCATTAGCGATGATGTGCCAGGATTCTCAAGCAGTCTGTCAGAGATCTGGGATGTAGGTTCTCCACTTCTGGAAGGTTCGAGAATTAAAAATTCACCAGGTGATAAGCCTCCTTTCAATAAGCTTGAGGTGCAAGATGGTCCAAAGGATAATACTTCCAAGGATATGGATCTGTAGGCTGCAATTGCTCCAGCACTTGCTGGCCTTGTTTTCTGTGTCATTTCCTTTCCTAATTGTTCCCACATATTTGATGacttatttaataaatatattcaGTTGATTTGAGCTCTtcttttccttattattattattattattattattattattattatttgttcaTCTTAAGGAGTGCAAGAATCTATTTCCCATCCGTTGGACTGGTTTATGTCATCATTCTGGGTTACCCTAATGTTGCGAGTCATTCTCACTAACTGATATTTTTGAAGTAATCCTGCAGGTTTGTTTTGTTTATGCTATGGCATCAAGCTCGCATTCGGATTTTGAGGAGCATTTTAGGTCGTCCATTCAAGCATGTATACTTCTGGTAAGATGCTCTGCTGAAAAAAACAGCTTGTCTTGTGAAATGGTTACACTCTTACAAATTATATCTTGCATTACCATTTAAGTATTTTGGTCTCTGTATGATATTGGCTAAGACACAGGTCAATTTTTGCTTTGGGTATAAAAGTTTTAGATACATTGAACAGGGAAAAATGGGTAGGAAAAATCATGATTATGATCAAAACCATTTCTAGGATGGTGTGATCTAATGTCTTTGTGCTTGTCTTGCACaaaggaatacaaaaataaaaacccATTCTAAGCAGCCATTACCAATGT
This Malania oleifera isolate guangnan ecotype guangnan chromosome 11, ASM2987363v1, whole genome shotgun sequence DNA region includes the following protein-coding sequences:
- the LOC131167841 gene encoding heat stress transcription factor A-3, with product MNPVDPPYLRPAASPISPSSSSFSSSSVSLVDSKAVGASSLTARTTSFLASVALPPEASAPRGSFTDYSKAEFSSLAYPSMQFGTLSAVNSSYFGAPKEFMEGSSEQKIPILLSEAGGDASDGGSENIGVPQPLESLLGNPIPPFLSKTYDLVDDPSLDPIISWGPTGKSFVVWDTVEFARLILPLNFKHNNFSSFARQLNTYGFRKIDTDKWEFANESFLRGNRNLLTSIHRRKSPQSHKIGSSVGHSTETRKLELVDEIDKLKKDRTLLVQEVVDLQQQQYGTHQRMEAVSQKLQSAEQRQKQMVSLLAKLLQNPEYLAHLRQEKERKEIGFPKVRKFVKQPQYELAKSESAVEGQIMKYRSHLMNVDTPAIPDSKPLPVTQIENVATDELAVACEPHETPEQMREPILNLESQNTVFKGKDVVSPEPVVSTNYFASFPEDLRGENFPEFSYAGIESFSKQEDIWSTGFDTSTIVLSSSNELWGNLISDDVPGFSSSLSEIWDVGSPLLEGSRIKNSPGDKPPFNKLEVQDGPKDNTSKDMDL